In the Passer domesticus isolate bPasDom1 chromosome 4, bPasDom1.hap1, whole genome shotgun sequence genome, one interval contains:
- the TMEM129 gene encoding E3 ubiquitin-protein ligase TM129, with protein sequence MESPAVTFTLAYLVFAVCFVFPPDEVRSAGLTVQSLLSAWLGSEDAAFVQYHLRRSTGTLLAHSLLPLGYYLGMCFAAPEKHLCFFYLASKEWKTFFFFAVLLPAVTSALAYYWSRKGWNNHPLARTLAVHALPQSGWRAVASSINTEFRRIDKFATGAPGARVIVTDTWVIKVTTYCLHVAQQQDIHLTVTDSRQHELTPDSNVPVQFLTIRVASVNPYVKAFDIRLNSTEYGELREKLRAPISNAANVVIHQSLSDLFLETFTSLVEINQTYQVPSTQELEPCIGCMQTIANIKLIKNCQEPNEGECQQCYCRPMWCLTCMGKWFASRQDQQHPETWLSSQVPCPTCRAKFCILDVCLIR encoded by the exons ATGGAGAGCCCCGCGGTGACCTTCACGCTGGCCTACCTGGTGTTCGCCGTGTGCTTCGTGTTCCCGCCCGACGAGGTGCGCTCGGCGGGGCTGACGGTGCAGAGCCTGCTGTCCGCCTGGCTGGGCAGCGAGGACGCGGCCTTCGTGCAGTACCACCTGCGGCGCAGCACCGGCACGCTGCTGGCGcactccctgctgcccctcG gTTATTACCTTGGTATGTGCTTTGCTGCACCTGAAAAACATCTTTGTTTTTTCTACCTGGCTTCAAAAGAGTGGAAAACTTTCTTCTTCTTCGCCGTTCTCCTCCCAGCAGTCACCAGTGCCCTGGCATATTACTGGTCACGGAAAGGCTGGAATAATCATCCGCTAGCCCGGACACTCGCTGTTCACGCCCTGCCACAGTCAGGCTGGAGGGCAGTAGCTTCTTCCATCAACACAGAATTTAGGAGAATCGACAAATTCGCTACCGGAGCGCCAGGGGCGAGGGTGATCGTGACGGACACGTGGGTGATTAAAGTGACCACCTACTGTTTACATgttgcccagcagcaggacattCACCTGACGGTGACAGACTCCAGACAGCACGAGCTCACCCCAGACTCCAACGTGCCTGTGCAGTTCCTCACCATCCGCGTGGCCAGCGTTAATCCCTACGTCAAGGCATTCGATATCCG gttgaaCTCCACAGAGTATGGGGAGCTCCGGGAGAAGCTCCGTGCTCCTATCAGCAATGCAGCTAATGTTGTGATCCATCAAAGCCTTagtgatttatttttagaaacttTTACATCTCTGGTGGAAATCAACCAGACATACCAAGTTCCAAGCACTCAG GAGCTGGAGCCATGCATAGGGTGTATGCAGACTATTGCCAACATCAAGCTCATCAAGAACTGCCAGGAGCCCAACGAGGGGGAATGCCAGCAGTGCTACTGCCGGCCCATGTGGTGCCTCACCTGCATGGGCAAGTGGTTTGCCAGCAGACAGgaccagcagcacccagagaCCTGGCTGTCGAGCCAAGTGCCTTGCCCGACTTGCCGAGCCAAATTTTGCATTCTAGATGTTTGCCTAATACGATGA